A stretch of DNA from Mugil cephalus isolate CIBA_MC_2020 chromosome 12, CIBA_Mcephalus_1.1, whole genome shotgun sequence:
ACCCGAGGCCTTCCAAGTTGCTCTGAACACATCTGTGATAGATGTCTTCGCTCAGTCTTGGGTTGCAGGCCTGGTAATGGTATTGCTGATGCAACGCTGGCTCTATGGCCCTGAACACATGCAGACCTGAGTACTTCACAAACATCTCATAGACATCCAGGCTGTCCAGGATCTCCTCGTTCTCCTGGACGTCCGCCACCATTCGGGAGCGCGTCGTCATGTAGTCCGAGTTGTAAAAACACGCTTCTTCAAACGACATGCGGTCGAAATGGCCTGCGTCCTTGACCAGATCCACCGTGGCCGGGTGAGGCTGGTTGTGATAGGCCACGTCCTGGTTGTACTCCTGGAAGTGGATGGGGAAGAACACCTGCCAGTTGTTTATGGAATTCATGCGGCATCGGTTCAGGAATTCAGAGTTGATGTTAGTGTTGACTTTCGCCAGGAAGAAGAGAGTGTCGACCGGGTGCTTCTTTGAGATGATGTCCATGAACTTGATCTGAGACGGCGTTTCCGTCTTGACGCTTATCCACGGGATTTTCACTGTGGGGTATTTGCGTTCGTAAGTGTTTATCTGAGACTTAACGCTGGCAAATATATCGTTCTGGTTAACTTGCTGAGCCTCCATCGGGtcgtaaataaataagaacgTGAGGATGGCGTTCTCGCTGGTCTCGAAGGCATTTGAGGCAAAGACTTCCAAGAAGTGGTTCACATAGGTCCGGTCTTGCAGCGTAAGAGGAATAATGATGTGAACCCTTGTAGCTTCTGTGACATAGGGCATGGGAATTATCTCTATCCGACTCAAAGGTCGCACTAGGTGAACCCTCTTAGTGACAGAACGGCTGTGACCTTTCTGATTAACAACCTCGAGCTGAAGGTCTAAGGTGTACTCCATGCCCCTGATGGGGTCAAAGCGCCTGTAGCCATTaatcagctgctgtttcttcAGGTGCAAGACGGGCATGTACTTCTTGTTCAGCTCCCGAACGGCCGTGTCGATGACATCAGCCACGTCCAAGCGGTCAACGCCCCGCAGCTCGCACTTGGGAGACCCGTCGATGCATGAATAAATCTCCTCCTCCGTAAAGTATTCCCACTTTAAAACTTCAAAGCGAGATTTGGGCTCAAAAGGTGGATTGATTCCCACTGGCCACTGGGCGCTTCGGTTTCCTTCAAAAGCCACCAcactcacattttttatttctgcctgTGGAAACACAAGAAATGTTCAACTCGATACTTTTACGCTCCCTACATTTAAACGGCTGAGGCTAAACTGAACTGGGGGCGTTTTGCGCCATCTATAGAATGTAAGTAGAGAGAAGccaggtttttatttctgactgcTCCACGAGTGATTTGTGACACTTGTGAAAATCAGCTTACCTGCAGCTTAGCAATCTCTTCGTAAGTCTTCTGGAGTTCAATCTCTGTGAAGAATCTGTGCAACCGGTACATCTGTTCGGGGTCAGACACTGGATGGACGGTCAGGGCTTTCTTAAACTGCTCGCTCTGTTCTTTATTTGGATCGGAGTTCTTTCCCAGCTCGTAATGGTGGTACTGAAGTCCCTGAAAACAAAGCATGGACAGTTCTTTTCATGAGGCATGACGGAAACAAGCCTAATGTCATTCCAAGCTCTCAGTCGTTTTGCCACGCTGCTTCCAGTCCAGGAAATATTACATGGCACCGAGGCAGCATCTTGGTTaatcaaaggtcaaaggttaactgaggaggtttaaACTTTTGTGTGGATCAATCGTCATTGGTGAAAGACTAAAATGACACAACGCCAACTAGCATTTGAGTGGTGtcgttacagagcgagccaggcTGACGAGTGCATAAGTATAAACGGCTCGCACTGATGTAGGTGTCTAGGTCCCATAGTGCTCTAAAAGCATCCTCAGAATAGTATGGATATACAGCTAGGGCCTTGAGAGTTTTGGTAGTTTTTATATGTTAGTTCCAGGTACACGATTTGATTTCACcattaaacttttaaattattcCCATTTCAGTAACGCCTTACTGACGTACAAGTTGAGAATAAAGGGGAAACCTACAACAGAAGAGAATGACACTGGCAGCATTTGAGCTGAACACAACGTAACCAATCTGATCGAGCTATTAAAAGAACAAAGAGTGGAGACATTGCTTAACTGAGCGTTGAAGCCATTCGGTTGCAAGTGTTTGCCAACAGCTTACAGCCTTGAGCTGCAACACTAGTGAAGCATTGTCGGTGCCTAATGGCCGGTGTTTTCTCTTTAACAGAAGAAACTGATGCCTGGCTCTGTGTTCTCACCCATATTAGGCATTTTAACCCCCATCCCCCTCCTTTATCTGAGAGGCACTCTAGATTAACAGTGGAACTCACTCCAAATTGTGTAACAAGATGGTTTCTTACTTTGAGTCAAGGCCAAGCAAGAGAAAATGGAAGCAAAAGTAATTTTAACATCTACTGACAAACAAAATCTGGGCCCGTGAATATACTGTGTGAATAATAAAGTCACTTCTTTCTGTGTCAGTGGCTCAGTGTGGCTACGGCAAACCGTGCTGAATGGCACACAATTGCCTGAAAAGGGCACTTGGTCAGAGCATGTTTGACCTTAAATGCTAATGCCATTACAGAAGCAGACCATGTTGACCCACAGGGGATTTTCACACCAGTGAACCCAGCCTGAACCTCCCACTGTGCTCTCCTTGCCTGTTTACCTATTCCATGTTGCTCTCGTAGctgtgggagaaaaaaatgaaaggctaAAGGGTATTAGCAATCTCCTCTGTAATATAAATACCATCTCTGTGCTTGCATGGTAATTACAGTTTTATATAGCTGTCTGTCAGGTCTAAGTGCTGTCCCGGAGGCGAAGTGGGATTTCTACtgtgacagttttgtttttgtgccgaGGAGGAGAAGCCCTGCTGTAACCTGTCACACATCTGTTCTGAATGACACTATACaagcatttattttccttgtagATCAACTGATAACTGCTTCCTTTAAGCACATAAAACATGCATTACTGAAACTGAAAAGCATGATTATCACACATTTAACTCTCAGCTCACCTCATATTCACTAACACAGTTCGTGCTGGTGTAATCGATGATGCATCTTCCGAGCCACTCGTCCGGCCTGGCGCTCAGGATGTCGTTCCTACAGTTTTCCAAGAAGGGCTGGAGCCGCAGGAGCAAGCTCCGCGACAGGAGGTACCCGAAGCCTCCGTAACAGTACTTCCCTTCCATCTCCCCACCGATGAACTCCTCAGGGCTGCCCATGTAAAGCTCTCGGTCCATGCTCAGGTGATCCACCAGGCCTTTGATCCTGTCCGCCTGAGTGTAGGCGTCGTCCTGGACGAAGTAGAACCAGTCGTACTCGTTGATGTGATGATCTAAAATGTACTTGATGGTCTGGAACATGTTCCATATCAGCCTCTCGTCTCCGTGCGAAATCACGAACATGCCGTGGGGGACTTTGCGGTTGCGCGAGCCGGTGAAGAAGATGACGGTGTCCAGGTGATGGCTAACGGTGCGGTTGACGGCGACGCCCAGGGTGTTGATGGTGTTCTTGGATGTCAGGACCCCGACGAAGAGGCGCTCTCGCATCCCCAACTCTGTGCTTATGTATTTAgccctgaaaaaataaaagatgccaAACAGCGGCTGAGTCAACGTCCTGGATGACATCTGACACTAAGAACCAACAGACAAACCAGTTCTCCAGACTGGTCAAGATTTGTACCAAAGTCCAGTGAAATTCTGGACATGTTGTGAGCATAATAACATAATTGCCTAAGCCATATTTGagcattttcagaaaacaagaaagagctaaatttttagcaagcacattggcaTTTCTACTGATACTGTAACACTAAGATAAAAAAATGAGTTAGGCAATCATGCTATTTGGGAGGGAAAGCGGGAAAAAAGATAAACCATATTCTTTCGAAAACTCTGCGAGCAAGAACTTGCACTGTGATTCATCGTTAACAATAGccaagtttttatttcatcatcgCTCTCTACATGGCATCAGTGATACACCGATCGCCACAAGATTaagaccactgagaggagaagtagatctcatcgaccatcttgtgacaattcaatgttctactgggaaacttttggacctgggattcacgtggatgttacttgtacctgccacctagaccagactagacgcCACCAGCCCACAGCGATggcactcctcgatggcagcacaAATAAAGTGCTacaggcacaagggagatctacacgaTATTAGGTCAAAATGTTATGGCTAATTGTGTGTATGATAGAGCTTAAACCATTCAGTTTGAACAAGTAAGCATTTTGTTCGTGAAACATACAAAGCATCTGTTTGTTATATGACAGTAAATGAAGCATAACTGGTCTTTAGTGCATCAGACAAACAAGACGTGTCAGCTGATCACTTTGGGCTCCGgattatttcagtaatttttGGCATTTCATAAAGTGAACAATTCCCCAACAAGATAGATAACGCATTAATGTCAATAATCATTAGATGCAGCTACATATCGTCGCACAAGCCACCAGGTGACACGGGCTG
This window harbors:
- the chpfa gene encoding chondroitin sulfate synthase 2, translated to MRFSVFISVLRSLGPVVIGISLGFTLSLLSVNWTEEACYLDGKEGEDATLGQDGLLKGARKPNSISSVNDVESEGDFEPRIVPYKQVQPSAPKKVFRAKYISTELGMRERLFVGVLTSKNTINTLGVAVNRTVSHHLDTVIFFTGSRNRKVPHGMFVISHGDERLIWNMFQTIKYILDHHINEYDWFYFVQDDAYTQADRIKGLVDHLSMDRELYMGSPEEFIGGEMEGKYCYGGFGYLLSRSLLLRLQPFLENCRNDILSARPDEWLGRCIIDYTSTNCVSEYEGLQYHHYELGKNSDPNKEQSEQFKKALTVHPVSDPEQMYRLHRFFTEIELQKTYEEIAKLQAEIKNVSVVAFEGNRSAQWPVGINPPFEPKSRFEVLKWEYFTEEEIYSCIDGSPKCELRGVDRLDVADVIDTAVRELNKKYMPVLHLKKQQLINGYRRFDPIRGMEYTLDLQLEVVNQKGHSRSVTKRVHLVRPLSRIEIIPMPYVTEATRVHIIIPLTLQDRTYVNHFLEVFASNAFETSENAILTFLFIYDPMEAQQVNQNDIFASVKSQINTYERKYPTVKIPWISVKTETPSQIKFMDIISKKHPVDTLFFLAKVNTNINSEFLNRCRMNSINNWQVFFPIHFQEYNQDVAYHNQPHPATVDLVKDAGHFDRMSFEEACFYNSDYMTTRSRMVADVQENEEILDSLDVYEMFVKYSGLHVFRAIEPALHQQYHYQACNPRLSEDIYHRCVQSNLEGLGSRSQLAMLVFEQEQGNST